The proteins below are encoded in one region of Penicillium psychrofluorescens genome assembly, chromosome: 4:
- a CDS encoding uncharacterized protein (ID:PFLUO_005841-T1.cds;~source:funannotate) encodes MFQRLRDAIDSRIAEEQARQKTAQDNVSRSASGRRTATSRNLSPGRRPQRPRRTTSTPSRGPDPKEFEPEFAIGDDESSGTVTPQPDTLKPDSEVTTLNEGAETEEPESKAPAESSTEDATAPDTEPNDEAAPELPTEVRAKLRRLEKLEPRYHELLKAYRVAHARVLSIEPFEAALRENTPLSSIAEPKALTEYLNQSALKSDMVMEELKRISTEKDDYKKKLDEAEKSAKEVAEEMARLKKDKPEDEQTKPTGEGQETSEEFFSFENEIPRLEGELKERQEEVDELKSQVETLKRDLSVAQESTEGMVQSLESATRELVELRDTKDRLDVEIDGLKTSRQTDVDDLKAKLGTAHSSIEQVTAEVDKLKTQLQGKADEIKMLQAQASQSGKTTETAVDPELAAQLEKATEEKEASEKRLGVLQGLVDSLRSQLKDTESSVSDLKAEINEKSESSTKLQNIVDWVDVNLKDHAAWTSAKEKVSTGQTADFEEVRKSLTPATAEATLTTPEAEIDSQTQSTAAANAGAGAGKKKNKKKKKGGKAAEESPKPATTTTPAENSSSATSGSSDLVDLKQTIEILTQQLAEKESAIERLSSKLKGEDDLKEEIESLRDDLVNMGQEHVEAKDKIKELSAEKSALEETIGKLEKELIDLRTNSASSTADSAKVHGDLKDEFERLKVQAATLETDLSAAQQLAATRFKDLTDLRETLEKIQPELRSLRAESSELKTMKETLSSKTSELKALEGKHEDLRTDLKNAKSKITERESEVKTLNKKVRQETDSRLKAEENLTVARSNLRSAESKKQEAINAKEKTATDLSKAQDGLTGSRAKIQEMEEQMSQLNKDLEGLREEIELKTAQHSSAQSLMNSMRDQTAEMATQMKEARERCDSLEEELADAHRLLSERTREGETMRRLLNDIESRAEAKVRDSKERLEQAIEERDRAEDEASTHGRRRAREIEELKGKIREAERALRTVEQDKEELEYSQKDWRRRRDELESLSERSTQEVSEIRQAMVGLREALDDREKQVRDLEKERAELRRSVEETNSRLERLRRSHKTLGEDVRLRSLETGRQSSRSSMDSRGVASPSGQDRSVSAQRSETPPTTGTTAQIDYMYLKNVLLQFLEQKDKNYQKQLIPVLGMLLHFDRADEQKLMSVIMSK; translated from the exons ATGTTCCAG CGCCTCCGCGACGCGATCGATTCTCGTATAGCAGAGGAACAGGCCCGCCAGAAGACGGCCCAGGATAACGTCTCTCGATCTGCTTCGGGCCGCCGTACAGCCACATCCCGCAACCTCTCCCCTGGTCGTCGGCCACAACGTCCCAGGCGGACCACCAGCACCCCCAGCCGGGGCCCCGACCCAAAGGAATTCGAGCCCGAGTTTGCCATCGGAGATGACGAATCCAGTGGAACGGTCACGCCCCAGCCGGATACCTTGAAGCCGGACTCGGAGGTAACAACGCTCAATGAAGGCGCCGAGACAGAGGAACCAGAAAGCAAAGCGCCGGCAGAGTCGTCAACAGAGGATGCGACAGCTCCAGACACCGAGCCCAATGATGAAGCAGCACCGGAGTTGCCAACGGAGGTGAGGGCGAAGCTCCGGAGACTAGAGAAGCTCGAGCCACGATACCATG AGCTTCTCAAGGCATATCGTGTGGCTCACGCACGAGTCCTCTCCATCGAACCCTTCGAAGCCGCGCTGCGCGAGAATACGCCTCTCTCATCGATCGCCGAGCCGAAGGCACTTACAGAGTATCTAAACCAATCCGCTCTCAAGAGTGATATGGTGATGGAAGAGCTGAAACGGATATCGACCGAAAAGGACGATTACAAAAAGAAGCTGGACGAAGCTGAGAAGTCTGCCAAGGAGGTTGCGGAGGAGATGGCTCGTCTCAAAAAAGACAAGCCGGAGGACGAGCAGACAAAACCTACCGGCGAGGGTCAGGAGACGAGTGAAGAGTTCTTTTCGTTCGAGAACGAAATTCCTCGACTGGAAGGAGAATTAAAGGAACGGCAAGAAGAGGTTGACGAGCTGAAGTCGCAGGTGGAAACCCTCAAACGTGACCTGTCAGTCGCGCAGGAGTCTACGGAGGGCATGGTGCAGAGTTTGGAATCGGCGACTCGCGAGCTTGTCGAGTTGCGTGACACCAAGGACCGACTAGATGTCGAGATTGATGGCTTGAAGACATCCAGACAGACGGACGTGGACGATCTCAAAGCCAAGCTTGGCACCGCCCACTCCTCCATCGAACAGGTCACTGCCGAAGTGGACAAGCTGAAGACGCAGCTGCAAGGCAAAGCCGATGAAATTAAAATGCTCCAGGCCCAGGCCTCTCAATCCGGGAAGACGACAGAGACAGCGGTTGATCCGGAACTTGCTGCGCAACTGGAGAAGGCCacggaagagaaggaggctaGCGAGAAGCGTCTCGGTGTCCTTCAGGGCTTGGTGGATAGCCTTCGATCCCAACTCAAAGATACGGAATCGAGCGTGTCCGACTTGAAAGCAGAGATCAACGAAAAGTCGGAAAGTTCCACTAAACTCCAAAACATTGTCGACTGGGTGGACGTCAACTTGAAGGACCATGCCGCCTGGACTTCCGCCAAAGAGAAAGTTTCTACAGGACAGACAGCCGACTTTGAGGAGGTCCGCAAGAGCCTGACGCCTGCGACGGCGGAGGCTACTCTAACTACTCCTGAAGCTGAAATCGACTCCCAGACCCAATCTACCGCGGCTGCTaatgctggtgctggtgctggcaagaagaagaacaagaaaaagaagaagggtggcaAGGCTGCCGAAGAATCTCCCAAACCAGCTACTACCACCACTCCTGCAGAAAACTCATCGAGTGCAACTTCGGGCTCGTCCGACTTAGTCGACCTCAAGCAGACGATTGAAATTCTTACCCAGCAATTGGCTGAGAAGGAATCCGCAATTGAGCGCCTCAGCTCGAAGTTGAAGGGAGAAGATGAcctgaaggaggagatcgagtCCTTGCGcgatgacctggtcaatATGGGCCAGGAGCATGTTGAGGcgaaggacaagatcaaggagcttTCGGCAGAAAAATCTGCCCTCGAAGAAACGATCGGCAAATTGGAAAAGGAACTCATTGATCTGCGAACCAACAGCGCATCGAGCACTGCCGACTCAGCGAAGGTGCACGGTGATTTGAAAGACGAATTCGAGCGCCTCAAGGTCCAGGCGGCTACGTTGGAGACGGATCTTtctgcggcgcagcagctggcagCCACTCGCTTCAAGGACCTGACAGACCTGCGTGAAACCCTTGAGAAGATCCAGCCCGAGTTGCGTAGTCTGCGCGCCGAGTCGTCAGAGTTGAAGACCATGAAGGAAACGCTGAGCAGCAAAACCTCAGAGCTGAAAGCGCTCGAGGGCAAGCATGAGGATCTTCGGACCGACCTGAAGAATGCCAAGTCGAAGATCACGGAGCGCGAGTCAGAGGTGAAAACGCTGAATAAGAAGGTCCGCCAAGAGACAGACAGTCGCCTGAAAGCGGAGGAGAATCTCACTGTCGCTCGATCGAATCTACGGTCTGCCGAGTCCAAGAAACAAGAAGCCATCAAtgcgaaggagaagacggccACCGATCTCTCCAAAGCCCAGGATGGACTGACAGGCTCTCGCGCCAAGATccaagagatggaagaacAAATGTCCCAGCTGAACAAAGACCTAGAGGGTCTTCGAGAAGAGATTGAGCTGAAGACGGCGCAACACTCCAGCGCCCAAAGTCTGATGAACAGCATGCGCGACCAGACTGCCGAGATGGCGACGCAGATGAAAGAAGCTCGGGAGCGGTGTGACAGcttggaggaggagctggcggatgCCCATCGCTTGTTGAGTGAGCGAACCCGCGAGGGCGAGACCATGCGCCGTCTGCTGAATGACATTGAAAGTCGTGCGGAAGCCAAGGTCCGCGATTCCAAGGAGCGCCTAGAGCAGGCCATCGAGGAACGAGACCGagccgaagacgaggccAGCACGCATGGCCGGCGCCGAGCAcgcgagatcgaggagtTGAAAGGTAAGATCCGTGAAGCAGAACGAGCGCTGCGCACCGTGGAacaggacaaggaggagtTGGAATACTCCCAGAAGGActggcgccgccgccgggaTGAGCTGGAGTCGCTCTCCGAACGGTCTACGCAGGAAGTGAGCGAAATCCGgcaggccatggtgggtCTCCGTGAAGCGCTCGATGATCGTGAAAAGCAAGTGCGCGACCTGGAGAAAGAACGAGCCGAGCTGCGTCGGTCGGTTGAGGAAACCAACAGCCGCCTGGAGCGGCTGCGTCGATCACACAAGACTCTGGGTGAGGATGTTCGCCTCCGCAGCCTCGAGACTGGCCGCCAGTCCTCGCGATCGTCGATGGACTCGCGAGGAGTGGCCTCTCCGTCTGGCCAGGACCGCAGTGTCTCTGCGCAGCGCAGCGAGACTCCTCCCACGACGGGCACTACTGCGCAGATCGACTACATGTATCTGAAGAATGTTCTTCTACAGTTCCTGGAGCAGAAGGACAAGAACTATCAGAAACAGCTGATTCCGGTGCTGGGAATGCTGCTCCATTTCGACCG GGCGGACGAACAAAAGCTCATGTCGGTCATCATGTCCAAGTGA